GCTCCTATTCTTCTTGCTGTTATTGCTGCAATGTCTACAGGAAGTGATTTTTCTTTCCTCTCCCTCGGTATAATCTTTCTTAAGATAGCTGCGGTTTTTGCCTTTTCTATAGGTGTAGCCTATTACTTCAAAGACAAAATAGCCGTTTTTATAGATAAATTTATAGATGAAGATATATTTACCCTTTTCTCTCTGGGAGGTCTTATATTCTTTGCAGGATTTACACAGTATATGGGACTTTCAGAAGCCCTCGGGGCATTTTTGATGGGTATGATTGTTTCTGAATCAGGAAAATCCCACGAAATAGAGAAAGTGATGTTTACCATAAGAGACCTTGCCGTTGCTATATTCTTTTTCCTTTTCGGAGCAGGAATACAGTTTGGAGGGGAGTTCTCTAAAAAGATGGTAGTTGCATTGATCATTATGATAATAGTCTCTATAATAGGAAAATTCCTCACAGGATTTATAGGAGGACTAATATACGGCCTGTCTAAAAGAAAAGCCCTTGAGACAGGTTTTTCTATCATAAACAGAGGTGAATTCTCTGTTGTAATGTCTAAATTCTCACCTACAGCTATGATTCCTTTTATAGGAATTTATGTGTTTGTGATGTCTTTTATAGGTATCCTGTTTGCTCAGTATGCACCTAAACTTGCAAATATCATAATACCTAAAAAGAAAAAGAAGAAAAAAAGAAAAGTTATCAATGAGGCTATCATTGATTGATATATACATAAAAAAACACAAAGTTATGAAAGCCATAAGGGAGTATTTTGAAAAAACAGGAAGTATAGAGGTTTTTACTCCCATTATGAATAGATTTCCTAACTTGGACTCTAATATATTTCCTGTAGAATTACAGGTGGAAAACTCCTGTGGAGAAAGTATAAAAGCCTATCTGCATACATCTCCCGAGTACAATATGAAAAAAATACTCTCCCAGATAAAACAGGACATACACCAGATAACCCATGTTTTTAGGAACTACGAAGGCTCAAAACTTCACACAGTTGAATTTATGATGTTAGAGTGGTACAGGGTCGGAAAAGATATGTATCAACTGATGGAGGACACAAAAAGTATATTTGTTGAGTCTGCATTATCTATCTATAACAAGACAGAGATACTGTTTAGAGGAAAAAAGTACGACCTGTCAAAATGGGAAAAAATCACACTGGAAGAAGCTTTTTATAGATACACAGGTACTGATCTGGAAAACAGAGATTCCCTTTACAAATTTCTGAAGAACTCTCCCATTAAGCATGAAAGGATATCCCCTGAAAATTATGAAGAACTTTTTTTCACAGTTTACTCATTCTATGTTGAGCCTAATCTTGGAAAAGATATTCCTACATTTGTGTACGATTTTCCACCTGAGTTTTCTGCACTCTCTAAAGTGATAGATGGAAAGGGAAAGAGATTTGAGGCTTACATTGGAGGTGTAGAACTGGTCAACGGGTATTACGAGCTTATAGATAGAGAGAAAGTAAAAGATGCTCTGGAAAAGGATAAAGAAAAAAAGTCAAAATCAGGTAAAGACTACCCTGTAGACTATGAGTTTATCAACTCTACCGTTAATCTTCCTGAATGCTCAGGTGCCTCCCTTGGTATTGACAGACTTTTGATGGTCTTATTAAATAAAAATGAAATAAGAGAAACACAGGGCTTAAAGTGGATATAGTTTTAAAGAAAAGAAGAAATTTTTTCCCAAAAAAGAGATTAAAAACCATAAAAATATGGGTTTACAACATATTAGAAAACCAGAACAGTATATACAACCAGCTTTATAACGTCTTTGCTCTATTCCTTATTATTACCTCTACAATAGGAGTTTTTATAGAGCTCCTAAATTTAGAAATAAAAATACCACCAGATTTAAAACTGTTTTTAGACGATTATGAAGAGATTGTTCTGTGGTTTTTCGTTGTTGAGTATGTTCTTAGATGGTGGGCTATATCAGACTTTTCCCACGATTTTAACAGGGGATTCAATAAGGCCGAATGTAGAAGCAGTACAATCAAAAGATACTGGTGTGGTATCAAAGAAGGTCTCAAACCTAAATTTCAGTGGATGAAAACCCCATACGCCATAATAGACTTGATAGCAATACTTCCCATAATAAGACCTCTTAGAGCTATAAGAATTCTCAGAGTTCTCAGAATATTAAAAGTTGTAAGATACGGAACAGCTATTAAGAGTATATTTGGTGCTTTAAAAGAAGAGGCTTACCTGTTTGGGATTATATTTACATTACTTGTTTTGTGGGTAGTAACTTTTTCACAGGTAGTCTATATAGTTGAGTACCACTACGGAAATCAGGAGATGTTCAAATCAATGTGGCATGCCATATACTGGGGTGTTGTCACAATATCCACAGTAGGTTTTGGAGATATTCATCCGGTATCAGATATAGGAAGATTAATAACAACAATTATGATAAGTGGAGGAGTAATTATTGTTGCAACGATGACTGGTGCATTTTCTGCAGCACTTGTAAACAGATTATTAGTTTTAAAGGAAGGAGAGTTAAAGATGGAAAATCTTGAAAAACATATTGTTATATGTGGATGGAACGAAACAGCTGAGGAGATTGTAGAACAGATAATAAGTATGAGAATAGACAAAGAAAAACCTGTCGTTATAGTAACAAATGTTCCTAAAAAAGAGTTTGAGATAGAGCTTCCAAGGGATATTTTTTACAAAAAAGGGGATTTTATCCACGAACATAATCTGCTTGAGGTAGGGATAGATAAAGCTGAGCATGTGGTTATTGTAGCTGAAAGGGAGGAAGGACTGTCCGAAAGAAATATAGATGCCCGGACAGCTCTTGCTGCTATGCTGGTAAAAAATCTTAATCCTAATGCCAATATCTATGTAGAAGTACTTCTTGATGAGGACGCAGATATATTTACAAATAGGATAAATATTAAAGAGATCATTATTCACGGTCAAATAATAGGTAAGATTATGTTCTCCAGTATAATGAATCCGGGAGCTACCACACTTATGAAAGCTCTTGTAGATAAAGAAAAAGGAATACAGAAGGTTCAGGTTGGAGATATAGGAAAGTTTGAGACATTTGGATCCCTCCTGAATTTTGCAAGACAGCATAGCTATCTGCCTATAGCTATAGAGAGAAATGGAGAAAATATAGTAAATCCCCCTGACAGCTTTAAGTTAGAGGACACAGACTATGTATTTTTGATACCTTCTGGAGTTGAACAGTGAAAAAAGTTTTGATAACCAGAGATCCTGTACAGGCAAAAAAAACAGCAGAAAAACTAAAAGAAGCTGGATTTGAGCCGGTATTATTCCCTACTATAAGATTTGAGGCTGTTGATTTCCCTGTAGAGAAAGTGCTAAGTGCAGACATACTTATATTCAGCAGTCAGAATGCAGTAAGATTTTTACTGAAAAAGATAGAACCGGAAAAGATAAAAAATAAAATCGTTATAGCAACTGGAGAAAAAACTAAAAAAAGTCTTGAAAAAATAGGAATAGAAAAAGTACTGATTCCACAGCTTTACTCAGGAGAGGGAGTTGCCAGCCTGCTACAAAGAAAAGCAAATTTACACGGTAAAAAAATTGCCATCATCAGACCTGTTGAAGGAATAGATACAGCAGCCAAAAAATTAACCGATTACTTCTATGTTGAAACAGTTCCTGTATACAAAACGGTAATAAACATTCCTGAAAACAGAAACGAAGTTGAGAAACTACTGGAAGAAAAGAAAATATTTGCTGTTATTTTCACAAGCCCATCAACTTTTAAAAACTTTACAAAAATATTTAAAAACTGGTATAAGCTTCTAAAAGGTACAAAAAAAGCCGTCATAGGAAGTACAACAGCAAAAGCACTTTTAGAAGAAAATGTACATCCTGATATTATTCCTGAAAAATTTACAATAGAAGAAGTTATAAAAAAACTCAGGCAACTAACTTAACATCATTAAAATCGAGCTCTGTAGAGTACTTTAAATCAAAGGCTTTCTCTTCAAGAAGCTTCTTAACAAATTCTGCATTTAGTTTATGACCACCTTTAAAGGAATAAATATCTCCTATCACAGGAAAACCAAGAAGATACAGATCTCCAATAAGATCTAAAACTTTATGTTTTACAGGTTCATCCTCAAACCTCAAACCTTCAGGGTTCAATACAGAATCTTCAGTAAACACAACAGCGTTATTTAGAGAACCACCTTTAGCCAGACCCATCTGTTGCAGAAGTTCCACCTCTTCAAGAAAACAGTACGTTCTTGCCATGGCTACATTTTCATAATCGGATTTAAGGTTTGAGTATGTATACTTCTTATTTCCGATTATTCTGTTGTTATAGTAGGCATGGTATGTAGCAGAGAATGAATTAGAAGGCTTACCTGTTATATATTTATCATCATCTTTAACAGTAACTTCTTTATTTAAAACAGCATAAATCTTCTCTGCTTTCATTATGTCTATACCTGCATCCTTTATAGCTTCAATAAACTGTACAGCACTTCCGTCAAGTATAGGAACTTCCTCTGCATCTATCTCAATAGTTATATTATCTATA
This genomic stretch from Persephonella hydrogeniphila harbors:
- a CDS encoding cation:proton antiporter is translated as MHEQTVPFLMLFGFLNLALFFAGLLGRLFRFPAILFYILAGITLGQFIHAEEAIEIFSEIGVVLLFFYLGLEFNLDRAISTAKKIWSVGFLDLFFNFFLVFGLMLFLGFDLFTSILAGGVAYASSSAITTKIIVDNHRIANPETELILGLMVFEDIAAPILLAVIAAMSTGSDFSFLSLGIIFLKIAAVFAFSIGVAYYFKDKIAVFIDKFIDEDIFTLFSLGGLIFFAGFTQYMGLSEALGAFLMGMIVSESGKSHEIEKVMFTIRDLAVAIFFFLFGAGIQFGGEFSKKMVVALIIMIIVSIIGKFLTGFIGGLIYGLSKRKALETGFSIINRGEFSVVMSKFSPTAMIPFIGIYVFVMSFIGILFAQYAPKLANIIIPKKKKKKKRKVINEAIID
- the epmA gene encoding elongation factor P--(R)-beta-lysine ligase; this translates as MIDIYIKKHKVMKAIREYFEKTGSIEVFTPIMNRFPNLDSNIFPVELQVENSCGESIKAYLHTSPEYNMKKILSQIKQDIHQITHVFRNYEGSKLHTVEFMMLEWYRVGKDMYQLMEDTKSIFVESALSIYNKTEILFRGKKYDLSKWEKITLEEAFYRYTGTDLENRDSLYKFLKNSPIKHERISPENYEELFFTVYSFYVEPNLGKDIPTFVYDFPPEFSALSKVIDGKGKRFEAYIGGVELVNGYYELIDREKVKDALEKDKEKKSKSGKDYPVDYEFINSTVNLPECSGASLGIDRLLMVLLNKNEIRETQGLKWI
- a CDS encoding ion transporter — protein: MDIVLKKRRNFFPKKRLKTIKIWVYNILENQNSIYNQLYNVFALFLIITSTIGVFIELLNLEIKIPPDLKLFLDDYEEIVLWFFVVEYVLRWWAISDFSHDFNRGFNKAECRSSTIKRYWCGIKEGLKPKFQWMKTPYAIIDLIAILPIIRPLRAIRILRVLRILKVVRYGTAIKSIFGALKEEAYLFGIIFTLLVLWVVTFSQVVYIVEYHYGNQEMFKSMWHAIYWGVVTISTVGFGDIHPVSDIGRLITTIMISGGVIIVATMTGAFSAALVNRLLVLKEGELKMENLEKHIVICGWNETAEEIVEQIISMRIDKEKPVVIVTNVPKKEFEIELPRDIFYKKGDFIHEHNLLEVGIDKAEHVVIVAEREEGLSERNIDARTALAAMLVKNLNPNANIYVEVLLDEDADIFTNRINIKEIIIHGQIIGKIMFSSIMNPGATTLMKALVDKEKGIQKVQVGDIGKFETFGSLLNFARQHSYLPIAIERNGENIVNPPDSFKLEDTDYVFLIPSGVEQ
- a CDS encoding uroporphyrinogen-III synthase; the protein is MKKVLITRDPVQAKKTAEKLKEAGFEPVLFPTIRFEAVDFPVEKVLSADILIFSSQNAVRFLLKKIEPEKIKNKIVIATGEKTKKSLEKIGIEKVLIPQLYSGEGVASLLQRKANLHGKKIAIIRPVEGIDTAAKKLTDYFYVETVPVYKTVINIPENRNEVEKLLEEKKIFAVIFTSPSTFKNFTKIFKNWYKLLKGTKKAVIGSTTAKALLEENVHPDIIPEKFTIEEVIKKLRQLT
- the lpxC gene encoding UDP-3-O-acyl-N-acetylglucosamine deacetylase, giving the protein MFCINQRTIKREVEIQGIGLHSGQPVRLKLIPSQADEGIHFVRNGTVIPANIEYAKGFDFSTTLIKDGVAVRTVEHLLAALYFTGIDNITIEIDAEEVPILDGSAVQFIEAIKDAGIDIMKAEKIYAVLNKEVTVKDDDKYITGKPSNSFSATYHAYYNNRIIGNKKYTYSNLKSDYENVAMARTYCFLEEVELLQQMGLAKGGSLNNAVVFTEDSVLNPEGLRFEDEPVKHKVLDLIGDLYLLGFPVIGDIYSFKGGHKLNAEFVKKLLEEKAFDLKYSTELDFNDVKLVA